Proteins from a genomic interval of Micromonospora sp. NBC_00389:
- a CDS encoding ABC transporter substrate-binding protein: MPDALSARRLSRRGLLAAGGAATLAALLAGCGKDDDAKPAASNGSGPWSFTDDRNQKIDAAARPARVVAFTGVAAALVDFGLNKQIVGVFGETKRADGTADPQAGDLNVESVEILGNVWGEFSLEKYAALRPELLVTHMYDPDALWYVPDESKAKILPLAPSVAITTARVPMTKPIERYAALAESLGADLTAKKVTDAKARFDAASEAVRQAVKANPGIKVMACSGSPDLFYVSNPKVSTDLMYFAELGVDIVIPTKLEAGDYFEALSWENTAKFPADLILLDNRSTALQPKDLAAKPTWQQLPAVKTNQVTPWDAVPRFSYAGSAPLLENLATAIRNAKKVS; the protein is encoded by the coding sequence ATGCCCGATGCTCTGTCCGCCCGTCGCCTCTCTCGCCGTGGGCTGCTGGCCGCCGGTGGCGCCGCCACGCTGGCCGCCCTGCTCGCCGGCTGCGGCAAGGACGACGACGCAAAGCCCGCTGCCAGCAACGGAAGTGGTCCCTGGTCGTTCACCGACGACCGCAACCAGAAGATCGACGCAGCGGCCCGCCCGGCCCGCGTGGTCGCCTTCACCGGCGTGGCGGCGGCCCTGGTCGACTTCGGTCTCAACAAGCAGATCGTCGGCGTGTTCGGCGAGACCAAGCGCGCCGACGGCACGGCCGACCCGCAGGCCGGTGACCTGAACGTCGAGTCGGTGGAGATCCTCGGCAACGTGTGGGGCGAGTTCAGCCTGGAGAAGTACGCGGCGCTGCGCCCCGAGCTGCTGGTCACCCACATGTACGACCCGGACGCCCTCTGGTACGTGCCGGACGAGAGCAAGGCCAAGATCCTGCCGCTGGCGCCCAGCGTGGCGATCACCACCGCCCGGGTGCCGATGACCAAGCCGATCGAGCGGTACGCCGCCCTGGCCGAGTCGCTCGGCGCCGACCTGACGGCCAAGAAGGTCACCGACGCGAAGGCCCGCTTCGACGCCGCCTCCGAGGCGGTCCGCCAGGCGGTCAAGGCCAACCCGGGTATCAAGGTGATGGCCTGCTCCGGCAGCCCCGACCTGTTCTACGTCTCCAACCCCAAGGTGAGCACCGACCTGATGTACTTCGCCGAGCTGGGCGTGGACATCGTGATCCCCACCAAGCTCGAAGCCGGCGACTACTTCGAGGCGCTCAGCTGGGAGAACACCGCCAAGTTCCCGGCCGACCTGATCCTGCTGGACAACCGCAGCACCGCCCTGCAGCCCAAGGACCTCGCGGCCAAGCCCACCTGGCAGCAGCTGCCGGCAGTCAAGACCAACCAGGTGACCCCGTGGGACGCGGTGCCCCGCTTCTCGTACGCCGGGTCCGCGCCACTGCTGGAGAACCTCGCCACCGCCATCCGGAACGCGAAGAAGGTCAGCTGA
- a CDS encoding GNAT family N-acetyltransferase: MSVVFTRVDDQLGEFALRTLDPDADAALLHAWVTHPKAAFWLMQDADPARVAEEYRRIADHPHHDAYLGLWRGQPAFLAERYDPAHVELVGLYDAQPGDVGMHFLCAPTGSPAHGFTRAVISTVMAWLFADPSTQRVLVEPDVRNTAVHALNAAVGFEVVGTIAKPEKDALLSVCTRAQFHAAMQRAAATRAEGAPA, encoded by the coding sequence GTGAGCGTCGTCTTCACCCGCGTCGACGACCAGCTCGGCGAGTTCGCGCTGCGGACCCTCGACCCGGACGCCGACGCCGCACTGCTGCACGCCTGGGTGACCCACCCGAAGGCCGCGTTCTGGCTGATGCAGGACGCGGACCCGGCGCGGGTGGCCGAGGAGTACCGGCGAATCGCTGACCACCCGCACCACGACGCGTACCTCGGCCTGTGGCGCGGGCAACCCGCCTTCCTCGCCGAACGCTACGACCCTGCCCACGTCGAGCTGGTCGGCCTGTACGACGCCCAGCCCGGCGACGTGGGCATGCACTTCCTCTGCGCGCCCACCGGCAGCCCGGCGCACGGCTTCACCCGGGCGGTGATCAGCACCGTGATGGCCTGGCTCTTCGCCGACCCGTCGACCCAACGGGTGCTGGTCGAGCCGGACGTGCGCAACACCGCCGTGCACGCGCTGAACGCCGCCGTCGGCTTCGAGGTCGTCGGCACCATCGCCAAGCCCGAGAAGGACGCGCTGCTCAGCGTCTGCACCCGGGCGCAGTTCCACGCCGCCATGCAGCGCGCCGCCGCCACCCGAGCCGAAGGAGCCCCGGCGTGA
- a CDS encoding pyridoxal phosphate-dependent decarboxylase family protein — protein sequence MTVPTYPVKTTAPPPAPAAAPAAARAQLLHDGSVEQYRRTLAAGVDRVARRVATVDQPGTGITPAELAPLVNRVDLDRPLGDATAALDELEDVYLHDAVWFHHPRYLAHLNCPVAIPALLGEAVLTAVNSSLDTWDQSAGATLIERRLIDWTANRIGLGPNADGVFTSGGSQSNLHALLLAREEACAAATSPADRAELLPRLRVITSAAGHFSVQKSAKLLGLAPDAVIAVSTDPQRRIRPAAVRDEIARCRQAGLVVMAVVGTAGTTDFGSIDPLAELAGICAAAGVWLHVDAAYGCGLLVSPTRRHLLDGIERADSVTVDYHKSFFQPVSSSALLVRDRQVLRHATYHADYLNPARMVEQRIPNQVDKSLQTTRRFDALKLWLTLRVMGPDALGALFDEVVDRAADAWELVSEDPRFEVVTRSALSTVVFRYLPTGQGRELADAANLHAREALAASGAALVASTRVDGRHFLKFTLLNPATTVEDVGHVLELIATHAGRYVHDRAAADLTCHVG from the coding sequence GTGACCGTGCCGACGTACCCCGTCAAGACCACCGCACCGCCACCGGCACCGGCTGCCGCTCCGGCCGCCGCGCGAGCCCAGCTGCTCCACGACGGATCGGTCGAGCAGTACCGGCGGACACTCGCCGCCGGCGTCGACCGGGTCGCCCGCCGGGTGGCCACCGTGGACCAGCCCGGCACCGGGATCACCCCAGCCGAGCTGGCCCCCCTGGTCAACCGCGTCGACCTGGACCGGCCGCTCGGCGACGCCACCGCCGCGCTGGACGAGCTGGAGGACGTCTACCTGCACGACGCCGTCTGGTTCCACCACCCCCGCTACCTCGCCCACCTCAACTGCCCGGTGGCCATCCCGGCGCTGCTCGGCGAGGCGGTGCTCACCGCGGTCAACTCCTCGCTGGACACCTGGGACCAGAGCGCCGGGGCCACCCTCATCGAGCGGCGGTTGATCGACTGGACCGCCAACCGGATCGGCCTCGGCCCGAACGCCGACGGCGTGTTCACCAGCGGGGGCAGCCAGTCCAACCTGCACGCGCTGCTGCTGGCCCGCGAGGAGGCGTGCGCCGCCGCGACCAGCCCGGCGGACCGCGCCGAACTGCTGCCCCGGCTGCGCGTCATCACCTCCGCGGCCGGCCACTTCAGCGTGCAGAAGTCGGCCAAGCTGCTCGGCCTCGCCCCGGACGCGGTGATCGCGGTGTCCACCGACCCGCAGCGGCGGATCCGGCCCGCCGCCGTCCGCGACGAGATCGCCCGGTGCCGGCAGGCCGGGCTGGTGGTGATGGCCGTCGTCGGCACCGCCGGCACCACCGACTTCGGCTCCATCGACCCGCTCGCCGAGCTGGCCGGGATCTGCGCGGCGGCCGGCGTCTGGCTGCACGTGGACGCCGCGTACGGCTGCGGGCTGCTGGTCTCGCCGACCCGCCGGCACCTGCTCGACGGCATCGAGCGGGCCGACTCGGTGACCGTCGACTACCACAAGTCGTTCTTCCAGCCGGTCAGCTCCAGCGCGCTGCTGGTCCGCGACCGGCAGGTGCTGCGGCACGCCACCTACCACGCCGACTACCTCAACCCGGCGCGCATGGTGGAGCAGCGGATCCCCAACCAGGTCGACAAGAGCCTGCAGACCACCCGCCGCTTCGACGCGCTGAAGCTCTGGCTGACCCTGCGGGTGATGGGCCCGGACGCGCTCGGCGCGCTCTTCGACGAGGTGGTCGACCGGGCCGCCGACGCCTGGGAGTTGGTCAGCGAGGACCCCCGCTTCGAGGTGGTCACCCGCTCGGCGCTCAGCACGGTGGTCTTCCGCTACCTGCCCACCGGCCAGGGCCGGGAGCTGGCCGACGCGGCCAACCTGCACGCCCGGGAGGCGCTGGCCGCCTCCGGTGCCGCGCTGGTCGCCAGCACCCGGGTGGACGGGCGGCACTTCCTGAAGTTCACCCTGCTCAACCCGGCCACCACGGTCGAGGACGTCGGGCACGTGCTCGAACTGATCGCGACCCACGCCGGCCGGTACGTGCACGACCGCGCCGCCGCTGACCTGACCTGCCACGTCGGCTGA
- a CDS encoding lysine N(6)-hydroxylase/L-ornithine N(5)-oxygenase family protein, producing MSTHDFIAIGLGPYNLGLACLTAPIDELDGVFLEARPTLAWHPGMLLESARLQTPFIADLVSLAGPTSPYSFLNYLKEIGRLYPFYIRESFYPLRSEYDAYCRWAAAKLPNLRFGQSVTTVEYDAADEHYVVRASTGAGKTLEYRAPHLVLGTGTPPYLPAAVAGLPGDAVHNSRYLEHRDDLRAKRSITVVGSGQSAAEIYHDLLGDIGRYGYQLNWVTRSPRFFPLEYTKLTLEMTSPDYVDYFHALPEETRYRLESAQKGLFKGINADLINEIFDQLYALSIDGPVNTRLLTNTELTSAGYHDGAYTLGLRQVEQERDFTLRTEGLVLATGYHYQVPEFLTPVRDRIRWDSHGRFDVARNYSIDHTGRGIFLQNAGTHTHSITSPDLGMGPYRNSWIIRELLGREHYPIEKSITFQEFGAPAGMSS from the coding sequence ATGTCCACCCACGACTTCATCGCCATCGGGCTCGGCCCGTACAACCTGGGCCTGGCCTGCCTCACCGCGCCGATCGACGAACTGGACGGCGTGTTCCTGGAGGCCCGGCCGACCCTGGCCTGGCACCCCGGCATGCTGCTGGAATCGGCCCGGTTGCAGACGCCGTTCATCGCCGACCTGGTCAGCCTCGCCGGCCCGACCTCGCCGTACTCCTTCCTCAACTACCTCAAGGAGATCGGCCGGCTCTACCCGTTCTACATCCGGGAGAGCTTCTACCCCCTGCGCAGCGAGTACGACGCCTACTGCCGCTGGGCGGCGGCGAAGCTGCCGAACCTGCGTTTCGGTCAGTCGGTGACCACCGTGGAGTACGACGCGGCCGACGAGCACTACGTGGTGCGGGCCAGCACCGGCGCGGGGAAGACGCTCGAATACCGCGCCCCGCACCTGGTGCTCGGCACCGGCACACCGCCGTACCTGCCCGCAGCCGTCGCCGGGCTGCCTGGCGACGCGGTGCACAACTCGCGCTACCTGGAGCACCGGGACGACCTGCGGGCCAAGCGCAGCATCACCGTGGTGGGCAGCGGGCAGAGCGCCGCGGAGATCTACCACGACCTGCTCGGCGACATCGGCCGGTACGGCTACCAGCTCAACTGGGTCACCCGCTCGCCGCGCTTCTTCCCACTCGAGTACACCAAGCTCACCCTGGAGATGACCTCACCGGACTACGTGGACTACTTCCACGCGCTGCCCGAGGAGACCCGCTACCGGTTGGAGTCGGCGCAGAAGGGCCTGTTCAAGGGGATCAACGCCGACCTGATCAACGAGATCTTCGACCAGCTCTATGCGCTGAGCATCGACGGGCCGGTGAACACCCGGCTGCTCACCAACACCGAGCTGACCAGCGCCGGCTACCACGACGGGGCGTACACGCTGGGGTTGCGCCAGGTGGAGCAGGAGCGGGACTTCACCCTGCGGACCGAGGGCCTGGTGTTGGCCACCGGCTACCACTACCAGGTGCCGGAGTTCCTGACGCCGGTGCGCGACCGCATCCGCTGGGATTCCCACGGCCGGTTCGACGTGGCCCGCAACTACAGCATCGACCACACCGGTCGGGGCATCTTCCTGCAGAACGCGGGCACCCACACGCACAGCATCACCTCGCCCGACCTGGGCATGGGCCCGTACCGCAACTCCTGGATCATCCGGGAACTGCTCGGCCGGGAGCACTACCCGATCGAGAAGAGCATCACGTTCCAGGAGTTCGGCGCGCCCGCCGGGATGTCGTCGTGA
- a CDS encoding FecCD family ABC transporter permease, translating to MPDGSAAPPPAPPPARRGRQAARAAGLVGAVALLGVVLLLSIAVGAKAMPLGDVWSGLLHHDAAEYAVVHRMRLPRTLLGLLAGAALGVAGAVMQALTRNPLADPGLLGINAGASAAVATAAAFLGVTAIGGYVWFALLGAAVVTALVYAVGGGRGATPARLALAGAALNATLYSYVSAVMLLDTASLERLRFWTVGSLASADSATVTRVLPFILVGLLVALGAARPLNALALGDDAARALGARPALIRAAVIVAVTLLCGAATAACGPIVFVGLLVPHLVRALTGPDLRWLLPYCAVLSPVLLLGADVLGRVLGRPGELQVGMVTAVLGGPLFLWLVARGRVAHP from the coding sequence GTGCCGGATGGGTCGGCGGCACCACCCCCCGCACCACCGCCGGCGCGGCGCGGTCGCCAGGCGGCCCGCGCCGCCGGCCTGGTCGGCGCCGTGGCGCTGCTCGGCGTGGTCCTCCTGCTCAGCATCGCCGTCGGCGCGAAGGCCATGCCGCTCGGCGACGTCTGGTCCGGGTTGCTGCACCACGACGCTGCCGAGTACGCCGTGGTGCACCGGATGCGCCTACCGCGCACCCTGCTCGGGCTGCTCGCCGGCGCGGCGCTCGGAGTCGCCGGCGCGGTGATGCAGGCCCTCACCCGCAACCCGCTGGCCGACCCCGGGCTGCTCGGCATCAACGCCGGCGCGTCCGCCGCCGTCGCCACCGCCGCCGCCTTCCTGGGCGTCACCGCCATCGGCGGGTACGTCTGGTTCGCGCTGCTCGGCGCGGCCGTGGTCACCGCGCTGGTCTACGCCGTGGGTGGCGGACGCGGCGCCACCCCGGCCCGCCTCGCACTGGCCGGCGCGGCGCTGAACGCCACCCTCTACTCGTACGTGAGCGCGGTGATGCTGCTGGACACCGCCTCGTTGGAGCGGCTGCGGTTCTGGACGGTCGGCTCACTGGCCAGCGCGGACTCCGCGACCGTGACCCGGGTGCTGCCGTTCATCCTGGTCGGCCTGCTGGTCGCGCTCGGCGCCGCCCGCCCGCTGAACGCCCTCGCGCTCGGCGACGACGCGGCACGGGCCCTGGGTGCCCGACCCGCGCTGATCCGGGCCGCCGTGATCGTCGCGGTCACCCTGCTCTGCGGAGCGGCGACCGCCGCCTGCGGCCCGATCGTCTTCGTCGGGCTGCTGGTGCCGCACCTGGTCCGGGCCCTGACCGGCCCCGACCTGCGCTGGCTGCTGCCGTACTGCGCGGTGCTCTCCCCGGTGCTGCTGCTCGGCGCCGACGTGCTGGGCCGGGTGCTGGGCCGACCGGGTGAACTCCAGGTCGGCATGGTGACCGCCGTGCTGGGCGGCCCGCTCTTCCTCTGGCTGGTCGCCCGCGGGCGGGTGGCCCACCCGTGA
- a CDS encoding siderophore-interacting protein, which produces MSTSTVEPVALQYRFFAAHVVRARRVGASLVRVTLGGAELAGFAGGGRDQSVSLFLPHPGQDAPVVPIELSDDWFGAWRALPPDIRAVMRSYTIREHRPAAAEVDIDFVSHGDTGPASRWAGQAGLGDRLLLLGPAVRDNRSVCFRPPDDTDVVLLAADETALPAAAGILAWLPAGTRVRAWIEVPAAADIGELPTAADAEIRWIVRGSTPPGSDLLVTAIRSARLPADTPYAWIAGESGAVRALRRHLVGERGIDRRRVTFAGYWRRGASEEDLRAEALVGATA; this is translated from the coding sequence ATGAGTACGAGCACCGTCGAGCCCGTCGCCCTCCAGTACCGCTTCTTCGCCGCGCACGTCGTCCGGGCCCGCCGGGTCGGGGCTTCACTGGTACGGGTCACACTCGGCGGTGCGGAGCTGGCCGGGTTCGCCGGCGGCGGCCGGGACCAGAGCGTCTCGCTGTTCCTGCCGCACCCCGGACAGGACGCCCCGGTGGTGCCGATCGAGCTGAGCGACGACTGGTTCGGCGCCTGGCGGGCACTTCCGCCGGACATCCGCGCGGTGATGCGCTCGTACACCATCCGGGAGCACCGCCCGGCCGCCGCCGAGGTGGACATCGATTTCGTCAGCCACGGTGACACCGGCCCCGCCTCGCGCTGGGCCGGTCAGGCCGGGCTCGGTGACCGGTTACTGCTGCTCGGCCCGGCCGTGCGGGACAACCGCAGCGTCTGCTTCCGCCCGCCGGACGACACCGACGTCGTCCTGCTGGCCGCCGACGAGACCGCGCTGCCGGCCGCCGCCGGCATCCTTGCCTGGCTGCCCGCCGGCACCCGGGTCCGCGCCTGGATCGAGGTGCCGGCCGCCGCCGACATCGGAGAGCTGCCCACCGCGGCGGACGCCGAGATCAGGTGGATCGTGCGGGGCAGCACCCCACCCGGCAGCGACCTGCTGGTCACCGCGATCCGCAGCGCCCGGCTGCCCGCCGACACCCCGTACGCCTGGATCGCCGGTGAATCCGGCGCGGTGCGGGCACTGCGCCGGCACCTGGTCGGCGAGCGGGGCATCGACCGCCGACGGGTGACCTTCGCCGGCTACTGGCGACGCGGGGCATCCGAGGAAGACCTGCGCGCCGAGGCGCTCGTCGGCGCCACCGCCTGA
- a CDS encoding IucA/IucC family protein encodes MTATAVPTQSSAAVPAAAVDPVGHLTPQRWARANRLLVRKALSEFTHERLLTPEPVSAADDDRQWYEIHSDDGTVTYRFAARVLALAHWQIDPDSITRHRDGTSLPPDAVDLIVELRDTLGLSARVLPVYLEEITSTLAGTAYKLAQPAPSAAELAGADFQTIETSMTEGHPCFVANNGRLGFGVDEYHRYAPEAAAPVRLEWLAAHRDHSTFSSAADLDYDALIDGELDAETRARFAATMADLGLDLADYHLIPAHPWQWWNKLAVTFAGELAERRLVHLGPGPDSYLAQQSIRTFFNVTEPSRHYVKTALSVLNMGFMRGLSAAYMAATPAINDWLAELIAGDEVLAGTGLTVIRERAAVGYRHRQYESATDRTSPYRKMLAALWRESPVPGLAPGRRLSTMAALLHVDADGGSLAAALIARSGLAPEVWLRRYLDAYLTPLLHSFYAHDLAFMPHGENVILVLDEQDTVERVIFKDIAEEIAVMSTEVELPAAVERIRVEVPDDTKLLTIFTDVVDCFLRHLNAVLAEAGVLAEEDFWRTVAACATDYLDRVPHLAERARRYDLFAPEFTLSCLNRLQLRDNQQMIDLTDPSAALQFVGTLTNPLAPYGPSR; translated from the coding sequence GTGACCGCCACCGCCGTCCCCACCCAGTCGTCCGCCGCCGTCCCGGCCGCCGCCGTTGACCCGGTCGGGCATCTCACCCCGCAGCGCTGGGCCCGGGCCAACCGGCTGCTGGTCCGCAAGGCTCTCTCCGAGTTCACCCACGAACGGCTGCTCACCCCGGAACCCGTGTCGGCCGCCGACGACGACCGGCAGTGGTACGAGATCCACAGCGACGACGGCACGGTCACCTACCGGTTCGCCGCCCGCGTGCTCGCCCTGGCGCACTGGCAGATCGACCCGGACAGCATCACCCGGCACCGCGACGGCACGTCTCTGCCGCCCGACGCGGTGGACCTGATCGTCGAGCTGCGTGACACCCTCGGGCTCTCCGCACGGGTGCTCCCGGTCTACCTGGAGGAGATCACCTCCACGCTGGCCGGCACCGCGTACAAACTGGCCCAGCCCGCACCGAGCGCCGCTGAGCTGGCCGGGGCGGACTTCCAGACCATCGAGACGTCGATGACCGAGGGCCACCCGTGCTTCGTGGCCAACAACGGCCGGCTCGGCTTCGGTGTCGACGAGTACCACCGGTACGCCCCGGAGGCCGCCGCGCCGGTCCGGCTCGAGTGGCTGGCCGCGCACCGGGACCACTCGACGTTCAGCAGCGCCGCCGATCTCGACTACGACGCGCTGATCGACGGTGAGCTGGACGCGGAGACCCGGGCACGGTTCGCGGCCACGATGGCCGACCTCGGCCTGGATCTCGCCGACTACCACCTGATCCCGGCGCACCCCTGGCAGTGGTGGAACAAGCTGGCGGTGACCTTCGCCGGTGAGCTGGCCGAGCGCCGGCTGGTGCACCTCGGCCCGGGGCCGGACAGCTACCTGGCCCAGCAGTCCATCCGCACCTTCTTCAACGTCACCGAGCCGAGCCGGCACTATGTCAAGACCGCGCTGTCGGTGCTGAACATGGGCTTCATGCGCGGGCTGTCGGCCGCGTACATGGCGGCCACCCCGGCGATCAACGACTGGCTGGCCGAGCTGATCGCCGGTGACGAGGTGCTGGCCGGCACCGGGCTGACCGTTATCCGGGAGCGGGCCGCGGTGGGCTACCGGCACCGCCAGTACGAGTCGGCCACCGACCGCACCTCCCCGTACCGCAAGATGTTGGCCGCCCTGTGGCGGGAGAGCCCGGTGCCCGGCCTGGCGCCGGGGCGGCGACTGTCCACGATGGCCGCGCTGCTGCACGTGGACGCCGACGGCGGCTCGCTGGCGGCGGCGCTGATCGCCCGGTCCGGCCTGGCGCCCGAGGTGTGGCTGCGCCGCTACCTGGACGCCTACCTGACCCCGCTGCTGCACAGCTTCTATGCCCACGACCTGGCCTTCATGCCGCACGGCGAGAACGTCATCCTGGTCCTCGACGAGCAGGACACCGTCGAGCGGGTGATCTTCAAGGACATCGCCGAGGAGATCGCGGTGATGAGCACCGAGGTCGAGCTGCCGGCGGCGGTGGAGCGGATCAGGGTCGAGGTGCCCGACGACACCAAGCTGCTGACCATCTTCACCGACGTGGTGGACTGCTTCCTGCGCCACCTCAACGCGGTGCTGGCCGAGGCCGGCGTGCTGGCCGAGGAGGACTTCTGGCGGACCGTCGCCGCCTGCGCCACCGACTATCTGGACCGGGTGCCGCACCTGGCCGAGCGCGCCCGCCGCTACGACCTGTTCGCTCCGGAGTTCACGTTGTCCTGCCTCAACCGGCTCCAACTTCGCGACAACCAGCAGATGATCGACCTGACCGACCCGTCGGCCGCCCTCCAGTTCGTCGGCACCCTGACCAACCCGCTGGCCCCCTACGGCCCGTCCCGCTGA
- a CDS encoding LLM class flavin-dependent oxidoreductase: MQFGIFGVGDVARDPVNGRMPSEHERIKAVVEYAKLAEEVGLDVFAIGEHHNPPFFPSSPTTLLGHVAARTEKIILSTSTTLITTNDPVKIAEDYAMLQHLADGRVDLMMGRGNTGPVYPWFGQDIRNGIPLAVENYDLLRRLWREEVVDWEGRFRTPLQSFTSTPRPLDGVPPFVWHGSIRSPEIAEQAAYYGDGFLHNNLLWPKAHVQRMVGLYRRRFEHYGHGPADQAIVGLGAQVFMRKNSQDAKREFRPYFDNSAAYGHGPSLEETMKQTALLVGSPQEVIDRTLAFREYAGGDYQRQVFNVDGIGVPRRTVLEQIEMLGEVVQVLRKEFAVGRPAHVPDAPTHASLKAAALAGAVEEVR; encoded by the coding sequence ATGCAGTTCGGAATCTTCGGCGTGGGAGACGTGGCACGCGACCCCGTGAACGGGCGGATGCCGTCCGAGCACGAACGGATCAAGGCTGTGGTGGAGTACGCGAAGCTGGCCGAAGAGGTCGGGCTGGACGTCTTCGCCATCGGCGAGCACCACAACCCGCCATTCTTCCCGTCCTCGCCCACCACCCTGCTCGGTCACGTCGCGGCCCGGACCGAGAAGATCATTCTGTCCACCTCGACCACGCTGATCACCACCAACGACCCGGTGAAGATCGCCGAGGACTACGCGATGCTCCAGCACCTGGCCGATGGCCGGGTCGACCTGATGATGGGGCGCGGCAACACCGGCCCGGTCTACCCCTGGTTCGGGCAGGACATCCGTAACGGCATCCCGCTCGCGGTCGAGAACTACGACCTGCTGCGCCGGCTCTGGCGCGAGGAGGTGGTCGACTGGGAGGGGAGGTTCCGCACGCCCCTGCAGTCGTTCACGTCGACCCCGCGCCCGCTGGACGGCGTGCCGCCGTTCGTCTGGCACGGTTCGATCCGCAGCCCGGAGATCGCCGAGCAGGCCGCCTACTACGGCGACGGGTTCCTGCACAACAACCTGCTCTGGCCCAAGGCCCACGTCCAGCGGATGGTCGGGCTCTACCGCCGGCGGTTCGAGCACTACGGGCATGGCCCCGCGGACCAGGCGATCGTCGGCCTGGGCGCCCAGGTGTTCATGCGGAAGAACTCGCAGGACGCGAAGCGGGAGTTCCGCCCGTACTTCGACAACTCCGCGGCGTACGGGCACGGGCCGTCCCTGGAGGAGACGATGAAGCAGACGGCCCTTCTGGTCGGCAGCCCGCAGGAGGTGATCGACCGGACCCTGGCCTTCCGGGAGTACGCCGGCGGCGACTACCAGCGGCAGGTCTTCAACGTCGACGGGATCGGGGTCCCCCGCAGGACCGTGCTGGAGCAGATCGAGATGCTGGGCGAGGTCGTCCAGGTGCTGCGTAAGGAGTTCGCGGTGGGCCGTCCCGCCCACGTCCCGGACGCACCCACCCACGCCTCGCTGAAGGCCGCGGCGCTGGCCGGTGCCGTGGAGGAGGTCCGATGA
- a CDS encoding FMN reductase — translation MKRTIAVVSAGLRQPSSTRMLADRLADAVRRELERLGAEVDVELIEVRDHAHDLVNNLLAGYPSEDLERVQDIVRRADALVAVTPTFSASYNGIFKMFVEVLDDAALVDKPVLVAATGGTGRHSLVLEHALRPLFSYLHAVVVPTAVFAAPEDWGAGDAAQGSLVQRIDRAAGELAREVDRRDPPAPVDPYADPAPFERLLGGG, via the coding sequence ATGAAGCGCACCATCGCCGTCGTGTCGGCCGGCCTGCGACAGCCGTCGTCGACCCGGATGCTCGCCGACCGGTTGGCTGACGCGGTCCGCCGTGAGCTGGAGCGGCTCGGCGCCGAGGTCGACGTCGAGCTGATCGAGGTACGCGACCACGCGCACGACCTGGTCAACAACCTGCTGGCGGGGTACCCGTCGGAGGACCTTGAGCGGGTGCAGGACATCGTCCGGCGTGCCGACGCGCTGGTCGCGGTGACGCCGACGTTCTCCGCCTCGTACAACGGGATCTTCAAGATGTTCGTCGAGGTCCTCGACGACGCCGCCCTGGTCGACAAGCCGGTGCTGGTCGCCGCCACCGGCGGGACGGGGCGTCATTCGCTGGTGCTGGAGCACGCGTTGCGGCCGCTCTTCAGCTACCTGCACGCGGTCGTGGTGCCCACCGCGGTGTTCGCGGCACCGGAGGACTGGGGGGCCGGCGACGCGGCCCAGGGCTCGCTGGTCCAGCGGATCGACCGGGCGGCCGGCGAGCTGGCCCGCGAGGTGGACCGGCGTGACCCACCCGCTCCCGTCGACCCGTACGCCGACCCGGCGCCGTTCGAGCGGTTGCTCGGCGGCGGCTGA
- a CDS encoding anthrone oxygenase family protein, producing the protein MGFLRTASLLAATLTTGLAAGLFAAFAYAVMPGLGRTDDRTLVLAMQRINESILNGWFAVCFGGALLFTLLAAALHLSEGHRAVLPWIVAALLLYLVVLGVTAVVNVPLNNVLAQAGDVDRVTDLAALRERFEVAWVRGNVVRAVASTGAFGLLAWALVGIGRQAGT; encoded by the coding sequence ATGGGCTTCCTGCGTACCGCGAGCCTGCTCGCCGCCACCCTGACCACCGGCCTGGCCGCCGGGCTGTTCGCCGCGTTCGCGTACGCGGTCATGCCGGGCCTGGGCCGCACCGACGACCGGACGCTGGTGCTCGCCATGCAGCGGATCAACGAGTCCATCCTCAACGGCTGGTTCGCCGTCTGCTTCGGCGGCGCGCTGCTGTTCACGCTGCTGGCGGCGGCGCTGCACCTGAGCGAAGGGCACCGCGCGGTGCTGCCGTGGATCGTCGCCGCCCTGCTGCTTTACCTGGTGGTGCTCGGCGTGACCGCCGTGGTCAACGTGCCGCTCAACAACGTGCTGGCCCAAGCTGGCGACGTCGACCGGGTCACCGACCTCGCCGCCCTGCGGGAGCGTTTCGAGGTGGCCTGGGTGCGCGGCAACGTGGTCCGGGCGGTCGCCTCGACCGGCGCGTTCGGGCTGCTCGCCTGGGCCCTGGTCGGGATCGGCCGGCAGGCAGGTACGTGA